Genomic segment of Deinococcus seoulensis:
ACGACATCGAGGTCAAGAAACGCGAGGACGAGGAAGCCAAGGCCCGCGGCGAGCAGAAGAAGATCGAGTGGGGATCGCAGATCCGCTCGTACGTGCTGGACAAGCAGTACATCAAGGACCACCGCACGGGCCTCATGAAGCACAACCCGGCCGACGTGCTGGACGGTGACCTGGACGACCTGATGTGGGCCGGACTGGAATGGCTGGCCGGGAAGCGCGTGGCCGAGGAAGACAGCGGCGACGAGTAAGACACCGGGTTCGCCCTCTCTCCTGACGCCCCCGGTTCCTGTGAGCCGGGGGCGTCTGCCTGCGCGACTGGTGCCGACACGACTGGCCTGTCCGGACCGTTATTCACGGCCGGTATTCACGGAACGTTCAGAAAGACGGGCTGTCAGTCCCTTGCACTGTACTTACGGCTACGCTGTTGCCAGACTCGCTGTACCCTGATCCGTCCCGCTGCGGCCCCGACCGGGGGCCGGGTCTGCGCCCTGAAGTGCGCCCAGCAAGAACCCACACGCCTGAATGCCCGCGCGCTGCGCCCAGAGCCCTGAACCCTGATGCCTGACCAGAATGCCCTGTCCTCCTACACCCTGAGCCGAGTGATCGGCCGTGGAAACACGTCCCTGGTACGCCTGGCCACGAACGCGCAGGGCCAGCAGGTGGCCGTGAAAATCCCGCACGCGGAGACGCTGGCCGTGCAGGACGCCGCCGAACTGTTCGGGAACGAGGTGCGCCTGACCTTGCAGTTCCGGCACCCGCACCTGGTGCAGGGGTTCGGGGGCACGCCGTTCGGGCCGCAGGCGTTCGTGGCCCTGCAGTACTACCCGCACGGCGCGCTGAGCGAGCAGTTGCAGCGTGACGGCACGCCCCTGACCCTGGAGCAGACCCTGAGGATCCTGGCGGACCTCGCCTCGGCGCTGTCGTACCTGCACCACCTGGGGGCCGTGCATCAGGACGTGAAGACGCAGAACGTGTACGTGAATGAGGAGGGCCGCGCCGCGCTGGGCGACCTGGGCAACACGTACTTCATCGCGCAGGGCGGCAAGGTCAGCGGCAGCCCGTACTACATGGCGCCCGAGATCTATCACGGCGAGAGCAGCAGTTCGGCCAGTGACGTGTACAGCCTGGGCGTCCTGACCTACGAACTGCTGACCGGCGAGCGGCCCTTTCAGGGGCACACCTACGAGGAACTGATGGTCGCGCATATGACGCGCTTTCCGCAGCCGCTGTCGCACCTGAACATGCAGGTGCCGCGCAGCGTGGCGCGACTGGCCGAACTGGCGCTCGCCAAGCGCATCTCGGAGCGGCCCAGCGCCGACGCGATCCGCCGCGCCCTGCTGACCGCGCTGGGTGAAACGCCCGCCGACGAGATCTACGAGACCGAGCAGAAGGCGGCGGAACCGGCAGGCCGACTGGTGGGACGCCACGGTCCATCCGCCCGGCCGGCCGCGCCTGCCGTCACGCCGGACCCGGGGCCGGACACGGCCGGGTCACGCTGGAATCCCTTCAAGCGCCGTAAGTAGGCACCCGGTTTCAGGGCAGTGGCCGGTGCATCTCGAAGCGTCCGGCCTGCTGCGCGAAGCCCAGGCGGCGGTTCACGGCCAGCATGGGCGCGTTCAGGGAGTGGTTGTTGGTGCGCATGGTCGTGAATCCCTCGCGCCGCGCCCGTTCGATCACCTGGAGTTTCAGGGGCAGGGCCAGTCCACGGCCGCGCGCCTGCGGGTGCAGGGCGGTCAGTTCGTTGTACGCGAACGGCAGGCTGCGAAAGCGGATCATGGCGCTGGTGCCCAGCCACTCGCCGTCCGGACCGAGGGCCAGGACCAGCCAGTCGGGGCGGGGATCGTGGTCCAGGCGCAGGATCTCACGCACCCGCGTCAGCGGCCAGCGGGGGTGCCCGGCGAGGTCCGGCGTCTCGGTCAGGCGGTCGGCCACGAAGTTCAGGTAGCGGTCCAGGGTGATCCCATCTGCACTGTTCAGGTCGGTGCCACTCAGGTCCGTGAAGGTCACGCCCTGCGCCTGCGCCGCCTGCCGCTGCGGCTCGAAGGCGGCCGGGTCGAAGCGGGTCAGGTCCAGCTGCGAGGCGAAGCGGTGGGCGTGCACGGTGAAGCCCCGCCGCACGGCCCAGTCGCGGTCGGCGGGGTCCGGGTCGGGCACGTCGGCGTGCAGGCCGCGCGCTCCGGCCTGCTGCGCGGCGGCCAGCAGGTCCTGCCACAGCGCCCTGCCGTGGCCCTGTCCGCGGGCGTCGGGGTGCACCATCACCTGCGCGTGCAGGAAGCCGGGCGGCGAGAAGGCCCATGTCTGGAGCTGCGTGCCGCCCAGCACCTCACCGTCGGCAGAGACCAGCATCCGGCGACGTAGCAGGTCTGCCGGAGAGCGGCGGGCGTCAGCGGCCAGCAGGTCCTCACCATTTCCGGCGCGGCCGAGTGCCGCGAGTTGCAGCGCGGCGAAGGCGTCCGCGTCGGCCGGGGTGAAGGGGCGCAGGTCCGTCACCCGAGGGCCTTCACGAGTTGCCGGATGGCGCCCAGGTGGTAGGCGACGTGCGAGACGGCGCCGCTCAGGCCGCCCGTGGCGTCCCCGGTCACGGGCTGGTCGCGCTGCGTGTTCACGAAGGCCACCAGTCCCGCGTAGGCGGCCCGGACGCGGGCGCGCAGGGCGTCCCATTCCTCAGGGGTGACCTGCGCGGGCTGGAAGCTGCCCTGCCAGTCGAAGGGGCCGCGTTCGCCCTGCTGCCAGCGCACCACGACTTCCATGTGAAACGCCGTGTGCCGCGCCTGTCCGGCCACCGTCGCGCCGTGAATGTCGCGGCTGGCCTGTTCGGCACTCAGGGCGTCCAGGGTCGCCAGCAGGCCGTGGTTGCCGGTGCCGTCGGCGTTCGTGCCGTCCAGGAAGGCGGTGCCCTGGCCGGGCTGCCCGCCTTCCACGGCCTCGCGCAGGATGTCCAGGATGCCGTCCAGGGCGTGCTGTGGGGTGTCAGTCATGCCCCTGATCTTAGCGGCCCGGCCCCTGCCGGGGGATGCGCCACCTGACCTCTGGAAACCCTGCGCGGACTCTGGTAATGTGGTGAGTTGCGCTGCCCGGCGAGGCCTGACCCTGTCAGGAACCCCTGCCTGCGAGCGGCGACAAGGGAGGTGAATTATGAACCAGTACGACCTGAACCTGATCCTGAACCCCAACCTCAGCGCCGAGCAGGTGAGCATCGAGAAGGACTACATCGAGACCACCGTGAAGAACGCCGGGAGCGAGATCACGGGCCTCGACGAGCTCGGCAACCGCCGCCTCGCCTACGCCGTGAACAAGGACCGCGAGGGCTACTACCTGATGTACACCATCAAGGGCAGCGGCAACCCGGAGAAGGACATCGCTTCCACGCTGCGTCTGCGTGACCACGTGCGCCGCGTCCTGGTGGTCAAGGACCGCCCGGAATGGAAGACCAAGAAGGCCTGATCCCTTTACGCTCTTGACGTAAAAGATCTAGGGATGTTACAGTACGGTCACCCCGCAAGGGCCCAACGCCAGCAACCCGCCAAGCCCCCAGTACGAACCCCCAGGACAGACCGTCCCAGGATTCAGCCAGCAACAAAGGAGACCTAGTCATGGCCCGAGGCATGAACCACGTTTACCTGATCGGCGCACTCGCCCGCGACCCCGAACTGCGCTACACCCCCAACGGG
This window contains:
- the rpsF gene encoding 30S ribosomal protein S6 encodes the protein MNQYDLNLILNPNLSAEQVSIEKDYIETTVKNAGSEITGLDELGNRRLAYAVNKDREGYYLMYTIKGSGNPEKDIASTLRLRDHVRRVLVVKDRPEWKTKKA
- a CDS encoding DinB family protein, with the translated sequence MTDTPQHALDGILDILREAVEGGQPGQGTAFLDGTNADGTGNHGLLATLDALSAEQASRDIHGATVAGQARHTAFHMEVVVRWQQGERGPFDWQGSFQPAQVTPEEWDALRARVRAAYAGLVAFVNTQRDQPVTGDATGGLSGAVSHVAYHLGAIRQLVKALG
- a CDS encoding GNAT family N-acetyltransferase; the encoded protein is MTDLRPFTPADADAFAALQLAALGRAGNGEDLLAADARRSPADLLRRRMLVSADGEVLGGTQLQTWAFSPPGFLHAQVMVHPDARGQGHGRALWQDLLAAAQQAGARGLHADVPDPDPADRDWAVRRGFTVHAHRFASQLDLTRFDPAAFEPQRQAAQAQGVTFTDLSGTDLNSADGITLDRYLNFVADRLTETPDLAGHPRWPLTRVREILRLDHDPRPDWLVLALGPDGEWLGTSAMIRFRSLPFAYNELTALHPQARGRGLALPLKLQVIERARREGFTTMRTNNHSLNAPMLAVNRRLGFAQQAGRFEMHRPLP
- a CDS encoding serine/threonine-protein kinase, which produces MPDQNALSSYTLSRVIGRGNTSLVRLATNAQGQQVAVKIPHAETLAVQDAAELFGNEVRLTLQFRHPHLVQGFGGTPFGPQAFVALQYYPHGALSEQLQRDGTPLTLEQTLRILADLASALSYLHHLGAVHQDVKTQNVYVNEEGRAALGDLGNTYFIAQGGKVSGSPYYMAPEIYHGESSSSASDVYSLGVLTYELLTGERPFQGHTYEELMVAHMTRFPQPLSHLNMQVPRSVARLAELALAKRISERPSADAIRRALLTALGETPADEIYETEQKAAEPAGRLVGRHGPSARPAAPAVTPDPGPDTAGSRWNPFKRRK